Proteins encoded in a region of the Salminus brasiliensis chromosome 2, fSalBra1.hap2, whole genome shotgun sequence genome:
- the spx gene encoding spexin prohormone 1: MPLYVCKMPGLKALTAYALALLLLATFVSYACSAPKAAFQRRNWTPQAMLYLKGTQGRRFVSEDRNEGDVYDSLHLETRSQNTENLSVSKAATVLLNFLQQVKEDGEDNGLFFQDIPAWKRDYF; encoded by the exons ATGCCACTGTATGTCTGTAAGATGCCG GGTCTAAAGGCTCTCACGGCTTACGCGCTAGCGCTCCTTTTGCTGGCTACCTTTGTCTCCTACGCGTGCAGTGCGCCCAAG GCTGCTTTCCAGCGTAGGAACTGGACCCCTCAAGCAATGCTGTACCTTAAAGGCACAC AGGGCCGCCGCTTCGTGTCAGAGGACAGGAACGAGGGCGACGTTTACGACTCTCTCCACTTAG AAACACGGAGTCAAAACACAGAAAATCTGAGTGTGTCCAAGGCTGCCACAGTCCTCCTTAACTTCCTCCAGCAGGTCAAAGAGGATG GAGAGGATAACGGATTGTTTTTTCAAGACATACCGGCCTGGAAAAGGGACTACTTCTGA
- the golt1ba gene encoding golgi transport 1Ba isoform X2: MISLTDSQKIGMGLTGFGVFFLFFGMILFFDKALLAIGNILFVVGLAFVIGLERTFRFFFQKHKMKATSFFLGGVFVVLIGWPIVGVVLEFYGFFLLFRGFFPVVIGFIRRIPILGSLLNLPFISGPS, from the exons ATGATATCTCTCACTGACTCTCAGA AAATTGGGATGGGTTTAACAGGTTTCGGGGTGTTTTTCCTGTTCTTCGGAATGATTCTGTTTTTCGACAAAGCACTCCTCGCTATTGGGAAC ATCCTGTTTGTGGTGGGCCTAGCTTTCGTCATTGGCCTGGAGAGGACTTTCAGATTCTTTTTCCAGAAGCACAAGATGAAAGCCACCAGCTTCTTCCTTGGGGGAGTCTTTGTAGTGCTGATCGGATGGCCGATTGTCGGAGTGGTTCTAGAGTTTTATGGCTTTTTCCTTTTATTCAG GGGTTTCTTTCCAGTGGTTATTGGCTTCATCAGAAGGATACCCATCCTAGGGTCCTTGTTGAATCTGCCCTTCATCAGTGGG ccTTCGTAA
- the golt1ba gene encoding golgi transport 1Ba isoform X1: MISLTDSQKIGMGLTGFGVFFLFFGMILFFDKALLAIGNILFVVGLAFVIGLERTFRFFFQKHKMKATSFFLGGVFVVLIGWPIVGVVLEFYGFFLLFRGFFPVVIGFIRRIPILGSLLNLPFISGYVDKVGESNNMV, from the exons ATGATATCTCTCACTGACTCTCAGA AAATTGGGATGGGTTTAACAGGTTTCGGGGTGTTTTTCCTGTTCTTCGGAATGATTCTGTTTTTCGACAAAGCACTCCTCGCTATTGGGAAC ATCCTGTTTGTGGTGGGCCTAGCTTTCGTCATTGGCCTGGAGAGGACTTTCAGATTCTTTTTCCAGAAGCACAAGATGAAAGCCACCAGCTTCTTCCTTGGGGGAGTCTTTGTAGTGCTGATCGGATGGCCGATTGTCGGAGTGGTTCTAGAGTTTTATGGCTTTTTCCTTTTATTCAG GGGTTTCTTTCCAGTGGTTATTGGCTTCATCAGAAGGATACCCATCCTAGGGTCCTTGTTGAATCTGCCCTTCATCAGTGGG taTGTGGACAAAGTGGGAGAGAGCAACAACATGGTATAA